In Phragmites australis chromosome 24, lpPhrAust1.1, whole genome shotgun sequence, the following are encoded in one genomic region:
- the LOC133907444 gene encoding uncharacterized protein LOC133907444, whose protein sequence is MGNPSQGAVAENTFSTEELRIRDDLEAEIEEDLEHEIIDNMCRLARHLQRLYQHKDRRELTGSATDYQFALSHTENTVVSEMNIRIKLDGQCRMDITKIGKDFAAIQPKPRPNTDQSDKRQGSMKIRHSDTVYCRKQQNHPVVPWR, encoded by the exons ATGGGGAACCCAAGCCAG GGTGCCGTAGCAGAGAACACATTTTCAACTGAGGAGCTACGAATCCGTGATGATTTGGAAGCAGAAATAGAGGAGGATTTGGAACACGAAATCATCGACAACATGTGCCGCCTCGCACGCCACCTGCAGAGGCTGTATCAGCATAAGGATAGAAGAGAACTTACTGGCTCAGCTACTGATTACCAGTTTGCACTGTCCCACACAGAAAACACGGTTGTTTCTGAGATGAATATCAGGATAAAATTGGATGGTCAATGCAGGATGGACATAACTAAGATTGGGAAAGATTTTGCTGCCATTCAACCAAAGCCACGCCCCAATACTGATCAATCTGACAAAAGGCAAGGATCCATGAAGATAAGGCATAGTGATACAGTTTATTGCAGGAAGCAGCAAAACCATCCAGTTGTGCCGTGGAGATAG
- the LOC133907443 gene encoding SEC1 family transport protein SLY1-like, with the protein MALSLRQKQLDVIVRMLHLYQQQQQQNTPGGGGGQDEDEAYKILVMDAPCVSLLSPVLRVGDLRRHGVTLTLSIDRARQAVPDAPAVYLVRPTPSNADRIAADAAAGLYASFHINFSTSVPRPVLERLAAACAASPGSAHRVARVADQYLDFVCLEEGLFSLAQPRAYIALNDPAAADADIAALVDAVALGLFCIAATLGAVPVIRCARGGPAEMVAAALDARLRDHLLAKPNLFTEAASAAVASFQRPVLCLFDRNFELSVGVQHDWSYRPLVHDVLGLKLNKLKLPAEKYDLDDSDKFWVANSWSQFPKVAEEIEAQLAKYKQDVDEVNQRTGGGKVGVEFDGTDLIGNTKHLMNAVNSLPELTERKKMIDKHTNIATALLGHIKERSLDGYCDCENDMLVNGTVDRNTLLSLLRGKGTKEDKLRLAVTYLLSFETPPSSELEQVEAVLRESEVDMSAFQYVKRIKALNTQFSTASGTATKSNIVDWAEKLYGQSLSAVTAGVKNLLSDGRQLALTRTVEALMEGKPNPEVDDYLLFDPRVPRSGTGGQFKGPFREAIVFMIGGGNYIEYRSLMELEQRSQPSKHVIYGATEILSGAEFIHQLAELGQKAGLGGGSSNAPPGPAQ; encoded by the exons ATGGCGCTCAGCCTCCGCCAGAAGCAGCTCG ATGTGATCGTGCGGATGCTGCACCtgtaccagcagcagcagcagcagaacacgccaggcggcggcgggggccagGATGAGGATGAGGCGTACAAGATCCTGGTGATGGACGCCCCCTgcgtctccctcctctcccccgTGCTTCGCGTCGGCGACCTCCGCCGGCACGGCGTGACTCTCACCCTCAGCATCGACCGCGCGCGGCAGGCCGTCCCGGACGCGCCCGCGGTCTATCTCGTCCGCCCCACGCCCTCCAACGCTGACCGCATCGCGGCCGACGCCGCCGCGGGGCTCTACGCGTCGTTCCACATCAACTTCTCCACCTCCGTCCCGCGGCCCGTGCTCgagcgcctcgccgccgcctgcgCCGCGTCGCCAGGGTCCGCGCACCGCGTGGCGCGCGTCGCCGACCAATACCTCGACTTCGTCTGCCTCGAGGAGGGGCTCTTCTCCCTCGCCCAGCCGCGCGCGTACATCGCGCTCAACGACCCTGCCGCCGCTGACGCCGACATCGCCGCGCTCGTCGACGCCGTCGCGCTCGGGCTCTTCTGCATCGCCGCCACGCTCGGCGCGGTGCCCGTCATCAGGTGCGCGCGGGGTGGACCTGCGGAGATGGTCGCCGCTGCACTCGACGCCCGCCTCCGCGATCACCTCCTCGCCAAACCCAACCTCTTCACGGAAGCTGCATCTGCCGCCGTCGCATCTTTCCAGCGCCCTGTGCTGTGCCTGTTCGACAGGAATTTCGAGCTGTCGGTTGGGGTGCAGCACGACTGGAGCTACCGCCCATTGGTCCACGATGTGCTCGGCTTGAAGCTGAACAAGCTGAAGTTGCCGGCGGAGAAGTACGATTTAGATGACTCTGACAAATTCTGGGTGGCAAACAGCTGGTCTCAATTCCCCAAAGTTGCGGAGGAAATCGAGGCGCAGCTTGCCAAGTACAAACAGGATGTGGACGAGGTGAACCAGCGCACTGGTGGTGGCAAGGTTGGGGTTGAGTTCGATGGAACTGATCTGATTGGCAACACCAAGCATCTCATGAATGCGGTGAATTCGCTCCCAGAGCTGACAGAACGGAAGAAGATGATTGATAAGCACACAAATATTGCGACAGCGTTGCTTGGGCATATCAAGGAGAGGTCTCTGGATGGATACTGTGACTGTGAGAATGATATGCTCGTGAATGGCACCGTGGACCGGAATACGCTGCTGAGCCTCCTTAGAGGTAAGGGTACCAAGGAAGATAAGCTCCGGCTAGCTGTGACCTACCTGCTGTCCTTTGAGACGCCACCGTCATCTGAACTGGAGCAGGTTGAGGCTGTGCTGCGTGAGTCGGAAGTCGACATGTCTGCATTTCAGTATGTGAAGAGGATAAAAGCATTAAATACCCAATTTTCTACTGCTTCGGGCACAGCAACCAAGAGCAACATTGTCGATTGGGCGGAGAAGCTTTACGGGCAGTCCCTTAGCGCTGTGACTGCAGGTGTGAAGAATCTCTTATCAGATGGGAGGCAGCTGGCCTTGACCAGGACAGTTGAAGCTCTCATGGAAGGGAAACCAAACCCAGAGGTCGATGACTACCTGTTGTTTGACCCACGGGTCCCTAGGTCAGGAACTGGTGGCCAGTTTAAAGGGCCATTCAGAGAAGCTATTGTTTTCATGATTGGTGGAGGAAATTACATCGAGTACAGGAGCTTGATGGAACTAGAACAACGCTCACAGCCTTCCAAGCATGTTATATATGGTGCAACTGAAATTCTTAGTGGGGCGGAGTTTATTCACCAACTTGCGGAATTGGGGCAGAAAGCAGGATTGGGTGGTGGCAGCAGCAACGCACCACCTGGTCCAGCACAGTAG
- the LOC133907135 gene encoding uncharacterized protein LOC133907135, which produces MAKMSCLPTLLAGRKKKHSNVADAKKVGCNDCPKVKPVEFIDAPVAAGVGECWDKIAPCDVKVAAAAADTVLVAARKGGDGLGDKASVEGGDLSGFNFEFHAGKKSVGSDGDCAQKSDNGAATETAMVAGDTADASTKLKRSCSNIETERPGSRDAPEMPARSSSYGDLRDLHGGLALETTTPRGAPEASPASVKTSRTADRVMLNKRSSSQVLPSRSRKLWWRLFLWSHRNLHRPESARPATACLPGRHGGYTSDTLEEGPAAAADRKNKKVMVDDSPPPAVQNQWVAFSAENSFLDRVSAWVSSIENEPFRITEDDEDNNDIDEVEGEEKENAECAVRPRPLELGESSSGKGHGKSKRCAAADEVVQASCIIQSLNAFSSVAHISGMGLKVVPMIAPFSSLRAVNLSGNFIVHISPGSLPKGLHSLDLSRNKIAAIEGLRELTKLRVLNLRYNRISRIGHGLSNCTAIRELYLAGNKISDVEGLHRLLKLAVLDLGFNKITTSKALGQLVANYQSLLALNLVGNPVQANVGDDALRRAVTGLLPSLAYLNKQPVKPQRSAREVATDSVARAALGGGGSGRRRSQRRRASRRLAHSPSSSSLVRGGGGGLDGSLRSRSKGRHHGSCSTTR; this is translated from the exons ATGGCCAAGATGAGCTGCTTGCCCACTCTGCTCGCCGGCAGGAAGAAAAAGCATAGCAACGTCGCCGACGCCAAGAAGGTCGGCTGCAACGACTGTCCCAAGGTGAAGCCGGTCGAGTTCATCGACGCGCCGGTTGCCGCCGGCGTCGGTGAATGCTGGGACAAGATCGCACCTTGCGACGTCAAggtcgccgccgctgccgccgataCGGTCCTCGTGGCGGCGCGCAAAGGAGGTGACGGATTGGGGGACAAGGCGTCGGTGGAGGGGGGCGATCTGTCAGGTTTCAACTTCGAGTTCCACGCAGGCAAGAAGTCCGTCGGATCGGACGGCGACTGCGCACAGAAGAGCGACAACGGTGCGGCCACGGAAACGGCGATGGTCGCTGGAGACACAGCGGACGCGTCGACGAAGCTGAAGAGGTCGTGCTCCAACATCGAGACCGAGCGGCCTGGCTCGCGTGACGCGCCGGAGATGCCGGCGCGATCAAGCTCCTACGGCGATCTGAGGGACCTGCACGGCGGCCTCGCCCTGGAGACCACAACCCCGCGCGGTGCGCCGGAGGCTAGCCCGGCGTCGGTCAAGACGTCGCGCACCGCCGACCGTGTCATGCTCAATAAGCGGTCGTCTAGCCAGGTGCTGCCCTCGCGCAGCCGGAAGCTGTGGTGGCGGCTCTTCCTCTGGAGCCACCGCAACCTGCACCGGCCGGAGTCGGCGCGCCCGGCCACCGCGTGCTTgcccggccggcacggcggGTACACCTCGGACACGCTCGAGGAGGGTCCCGCCGCCGCGGCTGACCGCAAGAACAAAAAGGTGATGGTGGACGACTCGCCACCGCCGGCCGTCCAGAACCAGTGGGTCGCCTTCTCCGCCGAAAACTCCTTCCTCGACCGCGTCAGCGCGTGGGTCAGCAGCATTGAGAACGAGCCGTTCCGCATCACAGAGGACGATGAAGACAACAATGACATCGACGAAGTTGAAGGCGAGGAGAAGGAGAACGCCGAGTGCGCGGTGCGCCCGCGCCCGCTGGAGCTGGGGGAGTCGTCTTCAGGGAAAGGCCATGGCAAGTCCAAGCGTTGCGCGGCGGCCGACGAGGTCGTCCAGGCCAGCTGCATCATACAGTCCCTCAACGCCTTCTCATCGGTGGCACACATATCCGGGATGGGCCTGAAGGTCGTGCCGATGATCGCGCCGTTCTCCAGCCTCCGGGCGGTCAACCTCTCAGGCAATTTTATCG TTCATATCTCCCCGGGATCGCTGCCAAAGGGCCTGCACTCGCTCGATCTGTCGAGGAACAAAATTGCAGCCATTGAGGGGCTCAGGGAGCTGACGAAGCTGCGCGTGCTCAACCTCAGGTACAACCGGATTTCACGCATCGGGCACG GGCTGTCGAACTGCACGGCGATCCGGGAGCTGTACCTCGCCGGCAACAAGATCAGCGACGTGGAGGGTCTTCACCGGCTGCTGAAGCTGGCGGTGCTGGATCTGGGCTTCAACAAGATCACCACGTCCAAGGCGCTGGGCCAGCTGGTGGCCAACTACCAGTCCCTCCTGGCGCTCAACCTCGTGGGCAACCCGGTCCAGGCCAACGTCGGCGATGACGCGCTGCGCAGGGCCGTCACGGGGCTTCTCCCCAGCCTGGCGTACCTCAACAAGCAGCCCGTCAAGCCGCAGCGCAGCGCGCGGGAGGTGGCCACGGACAGCGTCGCGCGCGCCGCgctcggcggcggaggctccgGCCGCCGCCGGAGCCAGCGCAGGCGGGCGTCGAGGCGGCTGGCACATAGCCCCAGCTCGTCGTCGTTggtgaggggcggcggcggcggcttggaCGGGAGCCTCAGGAGCAGGTCCAAGGGGAGGCACCATGGCTCATGCTCGACAACGAGGTGA